In a genomic window of Xylophilus rhododendri:
- a CDS encoding pilus assembly protein PilM: MRRTVSVLFHKNVEQGASLISLALPFSRQAAPLLGIDISSSSIKLVELGRAKDGTLTLERCAIEVLEKGWIVDGNVERFDDVAEALRRLVKKSGTRTRNVAMALPSSAVITKKIVLPGGLNENDLEVQVESEASQYIPFSLDEVSLDFCVVGASPGAIEDIEVLIAASRKEKVQDRQGLAEAAGLKPVILDIESYAARLAAARLIETLPHSGQDSMVALLKIGGVGSSLQVVRNDEVVYERDQAFGGSQLTQMIVRQYGFSAEEAEIKKRNADLPDDYSTAVLAPFVENTAGEIVRALQFFFTSTPYNRVDHVLLAGGSASLPGLPESVATQTGFPCAIANPFEGMTVGAGVRSSSRTLRDASSYLTACGLAMRRFLQ; this comes from the coding sequence ATGCGGCGTACCGTTAGCGTTTTGTTTCATAAAAATGTTGAGCAAGGTGCCTCATTGATTTCGCTGGCTTTGCCCTTTAGCCGCCAGGCCGCGCCGCTCCTGGGCATAGACATCAGCTCGTCCAGCATCAAGCTGGTGGAGCTGGGCCGTGCGAAGGACGGCACCTTGACCCTGGAGCGCTGTGCGATCGAAGTCCTGGAAAAGGGCTGGATCGTCGACGGCAACGTCGAGCGTTTCGACGACGTGGCCGAGGCCTTGCGCCGCCTGGTCAAGAAAAGCGGCACCCGCACCCGCAACGTGGCGATGGCCTTGCCGTCCTCCGCGGTCATCACCAAGAAGATCGTGCTGCCGGGCGGGCTCAACGAGAACGACCTCGAAGTGCAGGTCGAATCCGAGGCCAGCCAGTACATCCCCTTTTCGCTCGACGAAGTGAGCCTGGATTTCTGCGTGGTCGGCGCCAGCCCCGGCGCGATCGAGGACATCGAGGTGCTGATCGCCGCCTCCCGCAAGGAGAAGGTGCAGGACCGCCAGGGCCTGGCCGAAGCCGCCGGCCTGAAGCCGGTGATCCTGGACATCGAGTCCTATGCCGCCCGCTTGGCCGCCGCCCGCCTGATCGAGACCCTGCCGCACAGCGGCCAGGACTCCATGGTCGCCCTGCTCAAGATCGGCGGCGTGGGCAGCAGCCTGCAGGTGGTGCGCAACGACGAGGTGGTCTACGAGCGCGACCAGGCCTTCGGCGGCAGCCAGCTCACCCAGATGATCGTGCGCCAGTACGGCTTCAGCGCCGAGGAGGCCGAGATCAAGAAGCGCAACGCCGACCTGCCGGACGACTATTCCACCGCCGTGCTGGCACCCTTCGTCGAGAACACCGCCGGCGAAATCGTGCGGGCGCTGCAGTTCTTCTTCACCAGCACGCCCTACAACCGGGTCGACCATGTCCTGCTGGCGGGCGGCTCCGCGTCGCTGCCGGGCCTGCCGGAGTCGGTGGCCACCCAGACGGGTTTCCCCTGCGCCATCGCCAATCCCTTCGAGGGCATGACGGTGGGCGCCGGTGTGCGCTCATCGAGCCGCACGTTGCGTGATGCGTCCTCCTATCTGACGGCCTGCGGCCTGGCGATGCGGAGGTTCCTGCAGTGA
- a CDS encoding penicillin-binding protein 1A gives MATEPREPRETSPGRKASKPPAPRSWWYWPLRVLLGCVGLAVALVLAATLTVGVALAVAYPNLPDISDLADYRPKLPLRVFSTEGALLGEFGEERRNLTPIADIPQVMKNAVLAAEDARFYNHGGVDYVGVLRAGLANVNRAKSQGASTITMQVARNVYLSSEKTFTRKIYELLLTLKLEHMLSKDQILEIYMNQIYLGNRAYGFAAACEAYFGKPLQKITIAEAAMLAGLPKAPTANNPINNPRRARARQLYIIDRMAENGFIDRDDAATAKAEELHLRNASDNNRVHAEYIAEMVRQMVFNQYGNDAYTRGLNVYTTVSAGDQEAAYKALRKGLMDYERRQIYRGPEQFIDLPSDPKEVDEAVDDALADHPDNGDVLSAVVLDAGPKRVVAVRADGDRVEITGDGLKPAQSGLSDKAGPNIRIRRGAVIRVVRTPKGSFEITQIPEIEGAFVALDPRSGALKALVGGFDFGKNKFNHVTQAWRQPGSSFKPFIYSASLEKGFTPATVINDAPLYFDAGTTGGQPWEPKNYGGGYDGPMTMRHALEKSKNLVSIRILQSIGTKYAQDWITRFGFDKEKHPAYLPMALGAGSVTPMQMAAAYSVFANGGHRLNPWLIAKVVDQKGRVLLETRPPALDASNQVIEPRNAFIIDSLLNSVARVGTAARTQAMLKRPDIYGKTGTTNDSMDAWFAGFQPTLAAISWIGYDTPRNMGDRETGGGLSLPVWVNFMEYALQGVPVQEYQPPAGVVNNGGEWFYEEYARNGGIPSLGGDPGAAPTGATPDAAVPAAPPATEERNKILDLFR, from the coding sequence ATGGCCACCGAACCCCGCGAGCCCCGCGAAACCTCCCCCGGCCGCAAGGCCAGCAAGCCCCCTGCTCCCCGCTCCTGGTGGTACTGGCCGCTGCGTGTGCTGCTCGGCTGCGTCGGCCTGGCCGTGGCGCTGGTGCTGGCCGCGACACTGACGGTGGGCGTGGCCCTGGCCGTGGCCTATCCCAACCTGCCCGACATCTCCGACCTGGCCGACTACCGGCCCAAGCTGCCGCTGCGTGTGTTCTCCACCGAAGGCGCGCTGCTCGGCGAGTTCGGCGAGGAGCGGCGCAACCTCACGCCGATCGCCGACATCCCGCAGGTGATGAAGAACGCCGTGCTGGCGGCGGAAGACGCGCGTTTCTACAACCACGGCGGCGTCGATTACGTGGGCGTGCTGCGCGCCGGCCTGGCCAACGTGAACCGGGCCAAGAGCCAGGGCGCCTCCACCATCACCATGCAGGTGGCGCGCAACGTCTATCTCTCTTCCGAGAAAACCTTCACCCGCAAGATCTACGAGCTGCTGCTCACGCTCAAGCTGGAACACATGCTCTCGAAGGACCAGATCCTCGAGATCTACATGAACCAGATCTACCTGGGCAACCGCGCCTACGGCTTCGCCGCCGCCTGCGAGGCCTATTTCGGCAAACCGCTGCAGAAGATCACCATCGCCGAGGCCGCCATGCTGGCGGGCCTGCCCAAGGCGCCCACCGCCAACAACCCGATCAACAACCCGCGCCGCGCCCGCGCCCGGCAGCTCTACATCATCGACCGCATGGCCGAGAACGGCTTCATCGACCGCGACGACGCCGCCACCGCCAAGGCCGAGGAACTGCACCTGCGCAACGCCAGCGACAACAACCGGGTGCATGCCGAGTACATCGCCGAGATGGTGCGCCAGATGGTGTTCAACCAGTACGGCAACGATGCCTACACCCGCGGCCTGAACGTCTACACCACCGTCAGCGCCGGCGACCAGGAGGCCGCGTACAAGGCGCTGCGCAAGGGCCTGATGGACTACGAACGCCGCCAGATCTACCGCGGCCCCGAGCAGTTCATCGACCTGCCCTCCGACCCCAAGGAAGTCGACGAGGCGGTGGACGACGCCCTGGCCGACCATCCCGACAACGGCGACGTGCTTTCGGCCGTGGTGCTCGATGCCGGCCCCAAGCGGGTGGTGGCGGTGCGTGCCGACGGCGACCGGGTGGAGATCACCGGCGATGGCCTCAAACCCGCCCAGTCGGGCCTCAGCGACAAGGCCGGCCCCAACATCCGCATCCGCCGCGGCGCGGTGATCCGGGTGGTGCGCACGCCCAAGGGCAGCTTCGAGATCACCCAGATCCCCGAGATCGAAGGCGCCTTCGTGGCGCTGGATCCACGCAGCGGCGCGCTCAAGGCCCTGGTCGGCGGTTTCGACTTCGGCAAGAACAAGTTCAACCACGTGACCCAGGCCTGGCGCCAGCCGGGCTCCAGCTTCAAGCCCTTCATCTACTCGGCCTCGCTGGAAAAGGGCTTCACGCCGGCCACCGTCATCAACGACGCGCCGCTGTACTTCGACGCCGGCACCACCGGCGGCCAGCCCTGGGAGCCGAAGAACTACGGCGGCGGCTACGACGGCCCGATGACCATGCGCCACGCGCTGGAGAAGTCCAAGAACCTGGTCTCGATCCGCATCCTGCAGTCCATCGGCACCAAGTACGCACAGGACTGGATCACCCGTTTCGGCTTCGACAAGGAAAAGCACCCCGCCTACCTGCCGATGGCGCTGGGCGCCGGCTCGGTCACGCCGATGCAGATGGCCGCGGCCTATTCGGTGTTCGCCAACGGCGGCCACCGGCTCAACCCCTGGCTGATCGCCAAGGTGGTCGACCAGAAGGGCCGCGTGCTGCTGGAAACCCGGCCGCCTGCGCTCGACGCCAGCAACCAGGTGATCGAGCCGCGCAACGCCTTCATCATCGACAGCCTGCTGAACTCCGTGGCCCGCGTGGGCACGGCCGCACGCACCCAGGCCATGCTGAAGCGCCCGGACATCTACGGCAAGACCGGCACCACCAACGATTCCATGGACGCCTGGTTCGCTGGCTTCCAGCCCACCCTGGCGGCCATCAGCTGGATCGGCTACGACACGCCGCGCAACATGGGCGACCGCGAAACCGGCGGCGGCCTGAGCCTGCCGGTGTGGGTCAACTTCATGGAATATGCGCTGCAGGGCGTGCCGGTGCAGGAATACCAGCCCCCGGCCGGCGTGGTGAACAACGGCGGCGAATGGTTCTACGAGGAATACGCGCGCAACGGCGGCATTCCGAGCCTGGGCGGCGATCCGGGTGCTGCGCCGACCGGCGCCACGCCGGATGCCGCGGTGCCGGCCGCGCCGCCGGCCACCGAAGAGCGCAACAAGATCCTCGACCTGTTCCGCTGA
- the cyaY gene encoding iron donor protein CyaY, whose product MTDLEFLNLAELLLRHVEASCDRFNDETDADIDAQRAGGMVTLSFANGSQIVLNQQKPLHEMWLAAKSGGYHFKWQEGAWTDTKGQGEMLQILSREASAQSGLSLAF is encoded by the coding sequence ATGACCGACCTCGAGTTCCTGAACCTTGCCGAGCTGTTGCTGAGGCATGTCGAGGCCAGCTGCGACCGCTTCAACGACGAGACCGATGCCGACATCGACGCCCAGCGCGCCGGCGGCATGGTGACCCTGTCCTTTGCCAACGGCAGCCAGATCGTGCTGAACCAGCAGAAGCCGCTGCACGAGATGTGGCTGGCGGCCAAGTCCGGCGGCTACCACTTCAAATGGCAGGAAGGCGCCTGGACCGACACCAAGGGCCAGGGCGAGATGCTGCAGATCCTGAGCCGCGAGGCCAGCGCCCAGTCGGGACTGAGCCTGGCCTTCTAG
- the lptM gene encoding LPS translocon maturation chaperone LptM gives MPQQQLGKVQELEVGHYYNLLMLKVPQILVRAITLVGGVAVLAACGQKGPLVLPTEVAARQRATMVQTLKPDWARSRDTGAGKPAAAAAAPAEPEANVTPPTPTDLVPESLMTQ, from the coding sequence ATGCCTCAGCAACAGCTCGGCAAGGTTCAGGAACTCGAGGTCGGTCATTACTACAATCTGCTGATGTTGAAAGTGCCGCAAATTCTAGTCAGGGCCATCACCCTTGTCGGCGGGGTGGCTGTATTGGCGGCCTGCGGACAGAAGGGCCCGCTGGTCCTGCCGACCGAAGTGGCCGCGCGGCAGCGCGCCACGATGGTCCAGACCCTCAAGCCCGACTGGGCACGCAGCCGCGATACGGGCGCGGGCAAACCGGCGGCGGCCGCCGCCGCACCGGCCGAGCCGGAAGCCAACGTCACGCCGCCGACCCCCACCGACCTGGTGCCCGAATCCTTGATGACGCAATAA